In a single window of the Ignavibacteria bacterium genome:
- a CDS encoding alpha/beta fold hydrolase, whose translation MKEEYHKWNSLQNSREFEMLVFGQEGYPLILFPTSNGRYYQNKDFGLIAAISHFIENGIVKVYCPDSMDEQSWYNYSIHPADRVKTHNAYENLILEDVIEFAKYETKKNKVALCGCSFGGYHSVNLGLRHPDKVSHIFSLGGTFDIKPFINGYYDDNCYFNSPFDFLPGLQDEWYLSRIRDMKIVLGTGDWDICLGDNLHLSNLLKEKGIEPWLDVRSNSGHDWPWWKEMLPHYLSVHFQ comes from the coding sequence TTGAAAGAAGAATATCATAAATGGAATTCTCTGCAGAACAGCCGAGAATTTGAAATGCTTGTATTTGGGCAGGAGGGTTATCCATTAATTTTATTCCCAACATCTAATGGAAGGTATTATCAGAATAAAGATTTTGGTCTAATTGCTGCTATTTCCCACTTCATCGAAAATGGTATTGTTAAAGTTTACTGCCCTGACAGTATGGATGAGCAAAGCTGGTACAATTATTCGATTCACCCGGCTGATCGAGTGAAAACTCACAATGCTTATGAAAATTTGATTCTCGAAGATGTTATTGAATTTGCGAAATATGAAACTAAGAAAAACAAAGTTGCACTCTGCGGTTGCAGTTTTGGCGGATATCACTCAGTGAACTTAGGTTTACGCCATCCTGATAAAGTAAGTCACATCTTCAGTTTGGGAGGTACTTTTGATATAAAACCATTCATTAATGGTTACTACGATGATAATTGCTATTTCAATTCTCCATTTGATTTTCTTCCTGGTTTGCAGGATGAGTGGTATTTAAGTCGAATCCGTGATATGAAAATCGTATTAGGAACAGGCGATTGGGATATTTGTTTAGGCGATAACCTTCATCTTTCAAATCTTCTGAAGGAAAAGGGGATTGAACCGTGGCTGGATGTGCGCTCGAATTCAGGACATGACTGGCCTTGGTGGAAAGAGATGCTGCCGCATTATCTTTCCGTTCATTTTCAATAA